The genomic window AGGATCAAGGAATTGAAGTGATAGGAATATGTTTTAAGTCATACTTTTTTAGTGAAGAAAGTGCTAAAAGAATGACTAAGCAAATAGATATACCTTTGGAAGTAATTGATTTCTCAGAAGAACATATGAATATGGTTAAAAACCCAAAACATGGTTGGGGAAAAAATATGAATCCATGTATAGATTGTCATGCAATGATGATGAGATATTCAGGAAAGTTGTTAGAACAATTTAATGCAGATTTTATAATTACAGGTGAAGTCTTAAACCAAAGACCGATGTCTCAAAATAGACAAGCCTTAAATATAGTAAAGAAAGAATCCGGTTTTGCGGATAAAATTTTGAGACCATTATGTGCTAAAAATTTAGATGAAACTGAAATGGAACGTAGTGGTTTAGTAGATAGGGAAAAATTATTAAATATAACTGGAAGATCAAGAAAAGCTCAAATGGAGTTAGCGAGCAAATGGGGAATTACAGAATATCCTTCTCCAGCAGGCGGTTGTAAATTAACAGAACCGGGATATGCAATAAGATTAAAAGATTCATTAGATAATTCAGAATTTATTTCAGAAAATGAAATAGAGCTATTAAGATATGGAAGACATTTCAGAGTGTCAGAGAATGCTAAAATAATAGCAGCAAGAACTGGTGATGAGGTAAAAGAAATAAAAAAATACATAGATGATAGTTTTATAGCTATGAATGCATCCAAATACACAGGTGCTTTAGTGATTATTCAAGGAAAGCCTACAGAGAAGGAAATTGAACTTGGGGCTAGAATAGCCGCAAGATATAGTAAAGGCAGAGATGAAGAAGAAGTTGAAGTTATGTATGGAGTTTATGGGAAAAAATTTAATGATTTTATAAAGGTATCTCCTATAACAGATGAGGAACTACAACAATATTTAATAGCTATTAAATGATAGGAGGAAATTATGCAAAAAGATGCTATTATTTCAATAAAAAGTTTTACTGAATTAGATAAAAAAGATATTATTGAAGTTGTTACACCAGGGAAGTTTTTTGTTGAGGGTAATATGTTTAAAGCTGTTTATGAAGAAACTGAAATTTCTGGAATGGCAGGAACAACAACAACTTTATCAATAACGGATGAAATGTTTATTTTAGAAAGAGAAGGTAGTACAGCTACTAAAATGGAGTTTAAAAAAGGAGATACAAGTATTTCTTTATATAATACTCCTTATGGTATGATGGATTTACAAATTGATACTAAGTTTTTAGAAATAGATATAGATGAAAATGGAGGAGATTTAGTAGCTAAATATTCAATGGCTATATCAGGTCAAGAACCATTAATGACAAAAATAGTAGTTAATATAAAAATTCAATAATTGATAAAAAAGATGTTATGTTTTATGTATATAGCATCTTTTTATTTTTATAATTTATGTATATATATAAAATAAAGTGGAAAGTATACAAAAAAAGATATTGCGAGGTGGTATTATGGAAGACTACATCGATGGATTAGACAAAATTAATATAGTTATAAATATTCTATGTAAACAATTTAATATGAAAAAAGAAGATTTAAATAAATTTATAAAGAAAAGAGAAAATAAATATTTATTATTGTTATTACTGAAAAATTATAAGTGCTTAAAAAAAGAAGATTTAGAGGAGATTAAAAATATAATCAATGGGAAAATGATTAATTACAATTTAAAAAAAGCAGAAGAAAAACTGCTTATTAATAAAGATTTTAGAGAACTTTATTTTAAGATTGAAGAAAGATTGGATAAAATTATATAAAAAAACACGAAAAAACACTAGATTTTAAAAAATAAGTGTGGTAATATATAATCTATAATTTTGAAAATAAGTACCCCATTTTATTTAGTGGGTGATTATTATTATAACAAGGGAATCTTATGATGTCAATAGAAATTATAAAAATATATTTCTCACAGGGAGGAAACAAATGAATACTAAATACATTTTTGTAACTGGTGGTGTAGTATCATCATTAGGAAAAGGAATAACAGCAGCTTCTTTAGGAAGATTATTGAAAAATAGAGGTTTAAAGGTATCAATTCAAAAATTTGATCCATACATAAATATAGATCCAGGAACAATGAGTCCATATCAACATGGAGAAGTGTTTGTAACTGATGATGGAGCTGAAACAGATTTAGATTTAGGTCATTATGAAAGATTTATTGATGAAAATTTAAGCAAAAATAATAATGTAACAACAGGTAGGATTTATTGGTCAGTTATATCAAAAGAAAGAAGAGGAGAATATCTTGGCGGTACAGTCCAAGTAATTCCACATATAACTAATGAGATAAAAGAAAGAGTTTATAGAGTATCAAAGCAAAAGGATGTTGATATTGTTATAACAGAAATTGGTGGTACTGTTGGGGATATAGAATCATTACCATTCTTAGAAGCTATAAGACAAATAAAATATGAAGTAGGAAGAGAAAATGTTTGTTTTATACATGTAACTTTAGTTCCTTATTTAGGAAAGGCTGGAGAATTAAAAACAAAGCCAACACAACATTCAGTTAAAGAATTAAGAAGTATTGGAATTCAACCAGATATAATTGTTTGTAGATCAGAAAAAGAAATATCAGATGATTTAAAATCTAAAATAGGGTTATTCTGCAATTTAGAAGGAAGATCTGTAATTCAAAACTTAGATGCAGAACATTTATATGAAGTTCCACTTATGTTACATAAAGAGGGTCTAGATAGATTAGTTTGTGAGAAATTAGAATTAGGATGTAGAGATATAGATAATAGTGAGTGGACAGCTATGGTTGATAAAGTTAAACAACTTAAGAAAAAAATAAAGATAGCTTTAGTTGGTAAG from Clostridium septicum includes these protein-coding regions:
- a CDS encoding CTP synthase, encoding MNTKYIFVTGGVVSSLGKGITAASLGRLLKNRGLKVSIQKFDPYINIDPGTMSPYQHGEVFVTDDGAETDLDLGHYERFIDENLSKNNNVTTGRIYWSVISKERRGEYLGGTVQVIPHITNEIKERVYRVSKQKDVDIVITEIGGTVGDIESLPFLEAIRQIKYEVGRENVCFIHVTLVPYLGKAGELKTKPTQHSVKELRSIGIQPDIIVCRSEKEISDDLKSKIGLFCNLEGRSVIQNLDAEHLYEVPLMLHKEGLDRLVCEKLELGCRDIDNSEWTAMVDKVKQLKKKIKIALVGKYVELHDAYISVVEALNHGGLANDTNVSIKWINSVDVTRENVDLLLSDCQGVLVPGGFGDRGIEGKIEAIRWARENKKPFLGICLGMQCSVIEFARNVLGLEGANSSEIDKDTKFPVIDIMSDQRDIEDLGGTMRLGLYPCKLNENSTSYNDYEDKLIYERHRHRYEFNNEFRKRIIEAGMKIAGTSPDEKLVEIVEVEDHPWYVAVQFHPELKSRPNRPHPLFKGFIKAAVDEFEK
- a CDS encoding DUF814 domain-containing protein; amino-acid sequence: MAKALAMISGGLDSILAAKLIKDQGIEVIGICFKSYFFSEESAKRMTKQIDIPLEVIDFSEEHMNMVKNPKHGWGKNMNPCIDCHAMMMRYSGKLLEQFNADFIITGEVLNQRPMSQNRQALNIVKKESGFADKILRPLCAKNLDETEMERSGLVDREKLLNITGRSRKAQMELASKWGITEYPSPAGGCKLTEPGYAIRLKDSLDNSEFISENEIELLRYGRHFRVSENAKIIAARTGDEVKEIKKYIDDSFIAMNASKYTGALVIIQGKPTEKEIELGARIAARYSKGRDEEEVEVMYGVYGKKFNDFIKVSPITDEELQQYLIAIK
- a CDS encoding DUF1934 domain-containing protein; the encoded protein is MQKDAIISIKSFTELDKKDIIEVVTPGKFFVEGNMFKAVYEETEISGMAGTTTTLSITDEMFILEREGSTATKMEFKKGDTSISLYNTPYGMMDLQIDTKFLEIDIDENGGDLVAKYSMAISGQEPLMTKIVVNIKIQ